The Streptomyces sp. NBC_01268 genome window below encodes:
- a CDS encoding eCIS core domain-containing protein, translated as MRAKAKGREATSDDRPLGNARTGTTAREPLTATGPARGAVSPANAAALQARIGNAAVARAVRREQEGGGRREQEPSGRRSLVHDVLRRPGRPLGEPLRAEMEERLGADFSDVRVHTGATAQRSAAEIGARAYTSGRDVVIGAGGGDKHTLAHELTHVIQQRGGPVPGTDNGAGLSLSDPSDAFERAAEANATRVMAGPRPRSAPGPAPDAPAAQRATTPGARPDAPVQRMLGFETEISLPVEDARGHMYEGDTDLAKSTKEDFKVVSDKRTLNNRRGYSNIEFVTGAVRVVGSMNEAGNERLDRLVDEIRTVREAFYGADDKTLLAELPLELEVLTEGAEARVAPKLPYPEHSGQPGLGDGLFVHYSVGVPLKGMPLFFDHLRTAAPDAPGAPNRRARFRLTQAKAFAAGVVEMYEGDAGAAKKRKQQPDTDALDGYCQLFFTQVAAVADYVAEEEDRGQIKNLTAVLSRSRLSDVRALLDTEFRGFLNKRADDVLNLLARYQEDSGEGTKLAFKDRATRDVEGGPVSLLAFARSAIKGTPKVFQQRVFGGMNQIDPHEEEGAVMVPFEIRTMGSQMKTWDQLRTELHDLARWAEEAYRHDRGEAGDTSRRRTGPGPDSP; from the coding sequence GTGCGCGCGAAAGCCAAAGGCCGGGAGGCCACGTCCGACGACCGGCCGCTCGGGAACGCCCGCACGGGCACGACGGCCAGGGAGCCGCTGACCGCCACCGGACCGGCCCGGGGTGCCGTCTCCCCCGCGAACGCCGCCGCGTTGCAGGCGCGCATCGGCAACGCGGCCGTGGCGCGCGCCGTGCGGCGGGAGCAGGAGGGCGGCGGGAGGCGGGAGCAGGAGCCGTCCGGGCGCCGCTCCCTCGTCCACGACGTGCTCCGCCGCCCAGGGCGGCCCCTCGGGGAGCCGCTGCGGGCGGAGATGGAGGAGCGGCTCGGCGCGGACTTCTCCGACGTACGGGTCCACACCGGTGCGACGGCCCAGCGCTCCGCGGCCGAGATCGGGGCCCGGGCCTACACCTCGGGGCGGGACGTGGTCATCGGGGCCGGCGGCGGTGACAAGCACACCCTCGCGCACGAGCTGACACACGTCATCCAGCAGCGCGGCGGTCCCGTCCCCGGCACGGACAACGGTGCGGGCCTGTCGCTCTCCGACCCGTCCGACGCCTTCGAGCGGGCCGCCGAGGCCAACGCCACCCGGGTCATGGCCGGGCCGCGGCCCCGGTCCGCACCCGGCCCGGCTCCCGACGCCCCGGCGGCACAGCGGGCCACGACTCCGGGCGCGCGCCCGGACGCACCCGTGCAGCGGATGCTCGGCTTCGAGACGGAGATCAGCCTCCCCGTGGAGGACGCCCGGGGACACATGTACGAGGGCGACACCGACCTGGCCAAGAGCACCAAGGAGGACTTCAAGGTCGTCTCCGACAAGCGCACCCTGAACAACAGGCGCGGGTACTCGAACATCGAGTTCGTGACCGGGGCGGTCAGGGTCGTCGGCTCGATGAACGAGGCGGGGAACGAGCGGCTCGACCGGCTGGTCGACGAGATCCGCACCGTACGGGAGGCGTTCTACGGGGCCGATGACAAGACGCTCCTGGCGGAGCTGCCGCTGGAGCTGGAGGTCCTCACCGAGGGCGCGGAGGCCCGCGTCGCGCCGAAGCTCCCCTACCCGGAGCACTCCGGGCAACCTGGCCTGGGCGACGGCCTGTTCGTGCACTACTCCGTCGGCGTGCCGCTGAAGGGCATGCCGCTGTTCTTCGACCACCTGAGGACCGCCGCGCCCGACGCGCCGGGGGCACCCAACCGGCGCGCCCGGTTCCGGCTCACCCAGGCGAAGGCCTTCGCCGCGGGGGTCGTGGAGATGTACGAGGGTGACGCGGGCGCCGCGAAGAAGCGCAAGCAGCAACCGGACACGGACGCGCTCGACGGCTACTGCCAGTTGTTCTTCACGCAGGTCGCCGCGGTGGCGGACTACGTCGCCGAGGAGGAGGACCGCGGCCAGATCAAGAACCTGACGGCCGTGCTGTCCCGGTCCAGGCTGTCGGACGTGCGGGCGCTCCTCGACACCGAGTTCAGGGGCTTTCTGAACAAGCGGGCCGATGACGTCCTCAACCTGCTCGCCCGGTACCAGGAGGACTCCGGGGAGGGCACGAAGCTGGCGTTCAAGGACAGGGCCACCCGGGACGTCGAGGGCGGTCCGGTGTCCCTCCTCGCCTTCGCCCGATCGGCGATCAAGGGGACTCCGAAGGTGTTCCAGCAGCGGGTCTTCGGCGGCATGAACCAGATCGACCCGCACGAGGAGGAGGGCGCCGTGATGGTCCCCTTCGAGATCCGCACCATGGGCAGCCAGATGAAGACCTGGGACCAGCTGAGGACCGAGCTGCACGACCTGGCGCGCTGGGCCGAGGAGGCGTACCGGCACGACCGGGGGGAGGCCGGCGACACCAGCCGGCGCCGCACCGGCCCCGGTCCCGACAGCCCGTGA
- a CDS encoding COG1470 family protein, producing the protein MTSSAASSSAGAPGLDIPRVSVVPGGTATTSLTVRNDGDIVEAYHLEVVGDCAAWATVEPERVSLYPGTAETVTIRLEPPRSPQVRAGDVPLAVRVLPTEHPEAVRVPETVVHVEEFRELRTALAPGRRRGWLRGRYRLAVRNEGNAPVRVAFTAGQQGEELKFDFRPTAQDLEPGESAEAGLRVRAGRPVWFGTPTTWPFTVAATETRDGAEPPDPALVRPPVDAEFVQIPIFPRWLLVLLAALLALLIAWFALVRPAVRSAAEEAADEVVQKRPAPTAEPSVRPPGTGDGKQPGGTGDKPGTGGDGGTGTGPGTSGGQQGSATIDLETGAGETATGTYTVPKGKAFGITDIVVANFQGDEGVMTIGFGDRKITTIALETFRNQDYHWVTPIRINESQTVTIQVTCAKPGTPATGRRAQKCHEVLNVSGVLSDLR; encoded by the coding sequence GTGACGTCCTCAGCTGCCTCTTCCAGCGCTGGCGCGCCCGGTCTCGACATCCCACGGGTGTCGGTCGTTCCCGGCGGCACAGCGACCACCAGCCTCACCGTCCGCAATGACGGCGACATCGTCGAGGCGTACCACCTGGAGGTCGTCGGCGACTGTGCCGCCTGGGCGACGGTGGAACCCGAACGGGTGTCCCTCTACCCGGGCACCGCCGAGACGGTGACGATCCGTCTGGAGCCCCCGCGCTCGCCGCAGGTGCGGGCCGGAGACGTGCCGCTCGCGGTGCGTGTGCTGCCGACCGAGCACCCCGAGGCGGTGCGGGTGCCGGAGACCGTCGTGCACGTCGAGGAGTTCCGGGAGCTGCGCACCGCTCTCGCCCCCGGCCGCAGGCGCGGTTGGCTGCGCGGCCGCTACCGGCTCGCGGTCCGCAACGAGGGCAACGCGCCCGTGCGGGTGGCCTTCACGGCCGGGCAGCAGGGCGAGGAGCTGAAGTTCGACTTCCGGCCCACGGCGCAGGACCTGGAACCCGGCGAGTCGGCGGAGGCGGGGCTGCGCGTCAGGGCCGGCCGGCCGGTGTGGTTCGGGACGCCGACGACGTGGCCGTTCACGGTGGCGGCGACCGAGACCCGGGACGGTGCGGAGCCGCCGGACCCGGCGCTCGTCCGGCCGCCGGTGGACGCCGAGTTCGTCCAGATCCCGATCTTCCCGCGCTGGCTGCTCGTACTCCTCGCGGCCCTCCTCGCGCTGCTGATCGCCTGGTTCGCGCTGGTCCGCCCGGCCGTCCGCAGCGCCGCCGAGGAGGCCGCCGACGAGGTGGTCCAGAAGCGTCCCGCGCCCACCGCCGAACCGAGCGTCCGGCCGCCGGGGACGGGTGACGGCAAGCAGCCCGGCGGTACGGGCGACAAGCCCGGAACGGGCGGCGACGGCGGGACCGGGACCGGGCCGGGGACGTCCGGCGGCCAGCAGGGCTCCGCCACCATCGACCTGGAGACGGGCGCCGGCGAGACCGCGACCGGCACCTACACCGTGCCGAAGGGGAAGGCGTTCGGGATCACGGACATCGTCGTGGCCAACTTCCAGGGCGACGAGGGCGTCATGACCATCGGCTTCGGCGATCGCAAGATCACGACGATCGCCCTGGAGACGTTCCGCAACCAGGACTACCACTGGGTCACCCCCATCAGGATCAACGAGAGTCAGACCGTGACCATCCAGGTGACCTGCGCGAAGCCGGGCACCCCGGCCACGGGCCGTCGAGCGCAGAAGTGCCACGAGGTCCTCAACGTGAGCGGTGTGCTCAGCGACCTGAGGTGA
- a CDS encoding helix-turn-helix transcriptional regulator, translating into MSRAQHSGPVTASGTGPLTMPARHSARNQGAARDQDAPRTHDAPGPPDLIQTPPAPRSPSGLADRRITVAVYASDPILHVGVVHQLRQRPEIELLDGARAAEAHVSLVTVDSVDDETAALLRRLRHNSRTRTGLVVGTFESGDALQRAIDCGVTAVLRRAEADQDRLLRLVLAMANGEGVLPGDLLAKLLSHVGSLQRSALDPHASSLSTLTQREADMLRLVSEGLDTAEIARTTSYSERTVKNVLHEVITRLELRNRTHAVGYALRNGLI; encoded by the coding sequence ATGAGCCGAGCTCAGCACAGCGGACCCGTCACCGCGTCCGGCACCGGACCCCTCACCATGCCCGCCCGGCACTCCGCCCGGAACCAGGGCGCCGCCCGGGACCAGGACGCTCCCCGCACCCACGACGCCCCCGGTCCCCCGGACCTCATACAGACCCCGCCCGCCCCCCGGTCGCCCTCCGGCCTCGCCGACCGGCGGATCACCGTGGCCGTGTACGCCTCGGACCCGATCCTGCACGTCGGGGTCGTGCACCAGCTCCGCCAGCGCCCCGAGATCGAGCTCCTCGACGGGGCCCGCGCCGCCGAGGCCCACGTCTCGCTGGTGACGGTGGACAGCGTGGACGACGAGACCGCCGCGCTGTTACGCCGGCTGCGGCACAACTCCCGTACCCGCACCGGGCTCGTGGTCGGCACCTTCGAGTCCGGCGACGCGCTGCAGCGGGCCATCGACTGCGGGGTGACCGCGGTGCTGCGGCGCGCCGAGGCCGACCAGGACCGCCTGTTGCGGCTGGTCCTGGCGATGGCGAACGGCGAGGGCGTGCTCCCCGGCGACCTGCTGGCCAAGCTGCTCAGCCACGTCGGCAGCCTGCAGCGCTCCGCACTCGACCCGCACGCCTCGTCGCTCTCCACGCTGACCCAGCGCGAGGCGGACATGCTGCGCCTCGTGTCGGAGGGCCTGGACACCGCCGAGATCGCCCGCACGACCTCGTACTCGGAACGGACCGTCAAGAACGTCCTGCACGAGGTCATCACCCGGCTCGAACTGCGCAACCGCACCCACGCGGTCGGCTACGCCCTGCGCAACGGCCTGATCTGA
- a CDS encoding DUF4255 domain-containing protein — MIHEVDEALRRLLAESGLEAAGVDVAFDAPTRDWAARRSTPTVCVFLYDIREDHARRGSGAGEVHDEEGFVVARRSPPRWFELTYLVSAWAGRPEDEHRLLSQVLVCLTARDDLPARLLGGTLAELGLHVPLDTGATGPDTPSASDVWSALGGELKPSIGVRVRAPLAGISRVAAPPVTEGLVVRAAPRSGPAAEDTRRLRYTEVDAPGPDEGFGGTRDRRPAPARRRRGERQP; from the coding sequence ATGATCCACGAGGTCGACGAGGCGCTGCGCCGCCTCCTCGCGGAGTCCGGCCTGGAGGCGGCGGGCGTCGACGTCGCGTTCGACGCGCCGACCCGCGACTGGGCCGCGCGCCGCAGCACGCCCACGGTCTGCGTCTTCCTGTACGACATCCGCGAGGACCACGCCCGGCGCGGCAGCGGCGCGGGCGAGGTCCACGACGAGGAGGGGTTCGTCGTCGCGCGCCGCAGCCCGCCGCGCTGGTTCGAGCTGACGTACCTGGTCTCCGCGTGGGCGGGCCGCCCCGAGGACGAGCACCGGCTGCTCTCCCAGGTCCTCGTCTGCCTCACGGCCCGCGACGACCTGCCGGCCCGTCTGCTCGGCGGGACGCTCGCCGAACTCGGCCTGCACGTACCCCTGGACACGGGAGCCACCGGCCCCGACACCCCCTCGGCGTCCGACGTCTGGTCGGCGCTCGGCGGCGAGCTGAAGCCGTCGATCGGAGTCCGGGTCCGGGCCCCGCTGGCCGGCATCAGCCGGGTCGCGGCGCCACCGGTCACCGAAGGCCTCGTCGTACGTGCGGCACCGCGCTCCGGCCCGGCCGCCGAGGACACCCGCCGCCTGCGCTACACCGAGGTGGACGCGCCCGGGCCGGACGAGGGCTTCGGCGGCACCCGGGACCGCCGGCCCGCCCCCGCACGCCGTCGCCGAGGAGAACGCCAGCCGTGA
- a CDS encoding ATP-binding protein, with translation MWGRLRVVEERVRRAVARRLAVDPDPDDPYRGQYLTPEAVARVLDPPYDPVLPALAADLPPPGSPLGVLAGRFGLAPLDLDLLLMALAPDLDARFEQLYGYLNDDLTRRRPTVGLALDLCGRTGVPAARFRLSPAAPLVAGGLIEVAEPERPPLSRVLTVPDRVTAHLLGDLSPDPLLADVLGRAPEDPAADPAERDRAVAASGHGHVHLRSRGGDPAGLAAAALRARGLGSLSLDATALGRAVGTVPALARTLAREARLADAGVLLGPLEELPDNPAERARVLRALCAELRGVPLFTYGTSGWEPAWAGDTPVTLTVAAPSPERQAARWRDALERAAARYEAGRDGAAYGTGPGTTYARRPGEADGAAPGGTAGDADALARSVAAHRLDAGQLRRAAGAAVRTAALDGRPVSPDDLRAAARAQNGAGLARLARRVEPAVGWDDLVLPAATHRQLRELAVRARHRDQVLGRWGMRPGGGRGRGVIALFAGPSGTGKTMSAEVVAADLGMDLYVVDLSTVVDKYVGETEKNLERIFTEAAAVNAVLLFDEADAIFGKRAEVKDAHDRHANIESAYLLQRMESFDGIAVLTTNLRANLDEAFTRRLDVIADFPVPDAAQRLALWERCLGGRLPRADDLDPAFCADRFELAGGSIRACAVTAAYAAAAADAPLTMVQLVSAVAQEYRKLGRLVLEGEFGPYLSRVAHA, from the coding sequence CTGTGGGGCCGGCTGCGGGTCGTCGAGGAGCGGGTGCGGCGGGCCGTGGCGCGGCGGCTGGCCGTCGATCCCGACCCGGACGACCCCTACCGCGGGCAGTACCTGACGCCGGAGGCCGTCGCCCGGGTCCTCGACCCGCCGTACGACCCCGTCCTCCCGGCGCTCGCGGCCGACCTCCCGCCGCCCGGCTCGCCGCTCGGCGTCCTGGCCGGCCGCTTCGGGCTCGCGCCGCTGGACCTGGACCTGCTCCTGATGGCCCTGGCCCCGGACCTGGACGCCCGGTTCGAGCAGCTCTACGGCTACCTCAACGACGACCTGACGCGCCGCCGGCCCACCGTCGGGCTCGCGCTCGACCTGTGCGGGCGCACCGGGGTCCCGGCCGCCCGGTTCCGGCTCTCCCCCGCCGCGCCGCTCGTCGCCGGGGGCCTGATCGAGGTCGCGGAGCCCGAACGGCCGCCGCTGTCCCGCGTCCTGACCGTGCCCGACCGGGTCACCGCGCACCTGCTCGGCGACCTGTCGCCCGACCCGCTGCTCGCCGACGTCCTCGGCCGGGCCCCCGAGGACCCGGCCGCCGATCCCGCCGAACGGGACCGGGCGGTCGCCGCGTCGGGCCACGGCCACGTCCACCTCCGCTCCCGCGGGGGCGACCCGGCGGGGCTCGCCGCGGCCGCGCTGCGCGCCCGCGGTCTCGGCTCGCTGTCACTGGACGCCACGGCCCTCGGCCGGGCCGTCGGCACGGTGCCCGCGCTCGCCCGGACCCTCGCCCGCGAGGCCCGCCTCGCCGATGCCGGAGTGCTCCTCGGGCCGTTGGAGGAGCTGCCCGACAACCCCGCCGAACGGGCCCGCGTCCTGCGCGCGCTCTGCGCGGAGCTGCGCGGCGTCCCCCTGTTCACGTACGGCACGAGCGGCTGGGAGCCCGCCTGGGCCGGTGACACCCCCGTCACCCTGACCGTGGCGGCGCCCTCCCCCGAACGCCAGGCGGCCCGTTGGCGGGACGCCTTGGAGCGGGCCGCCGCGCGGTACGAGGCGGGGCGGGACGGGGCGGCGTACGGGACGGGGCCGGGCACGACGTACGCGCGGCGGCCCGGGGAGGCGGACGGCGCGGCGCCCGGCGGCACCGCGGGCGACGCCGACGCGCTCGCGCGGTCCGTGGCGGCGCACCGCCTCGACGCCGGGCAGCTGCGCCGCGCCGCCGGTGCCGCGGTGCGCACGGCCGCGCTGGACGGCCGGCCGGTGTCGCCGGACGACCTGCGCGCGGCCGCGCGGGCCCAGAACGGCGCGGGACTCGCCCGGCTGGCCCGCCGGGTGGAGCCCGCGGTGGGCTGGGACGACCTGGTCCTGCCGGCGGCCACGCACCGGCAGTTGAGGGAGCTCGCGGTGCGGGCCCGCCACCGCGACCAGGTGCTCGGCCGGTGGGGCATGCGCCCCGGCGGCGGCCGCGGGCGCGGGGTGATCGCGCTGTTCGCCGGTCCCTCCGGCACCGGCAAGACCATGTCCGCCGAGGTCGTGGCGGCCGATCTGGGCATGGACCTGTACGTGGTGGACCTGTCCACGGTGGTCGACAAGTACGTCGGCGAGACCGAGAAGAACCTGGAGCGGATCTTCACGGAGGCTGCGGCCGTCAACGCGGTCCTGCTGTTCGACGAGGCCGACGCGATCTTCGGCAAGCGCGCGGAGGTGAAGGACGCCCACGACCGGCACGCCAACATCGAATCGGCGTACCTGCTCCAGCGGATGGAGTCCTTCGACGGCATCGCCGTCCTGACCACCAATCTCCGCGCCAACCTGGACGAGGCGTTCACACGCCGCCTGGACGTGATCGCGGACTTCCCGGTGCCCGACGCCGCCCAGCGGCTTGCCCTGTGGGAACGGTGCCTGGGCGGACGCCTGCCCCGGGCGGACGACCTCGATCCCGCCTTCTGCGCGGACCGGTTCGAGCTGGCCGGCGGTTCGATCCGGGCCTGCGCGGTCACCGCCGCCTACGCCGCCGCGGCCGCCGACGCGCCACTGACCATGGTCCAGCTGGTGTCGGCCGTCGCCCAGGAGTACCGCAAGCTGGGCCGTCTCGTCCTGGAGGGCGAGTTCGGACCGTACCTGTCCCGGGTCGCGCACGCGTGA
- a CDS encoding phage tail sheath family protein, whose protein sequence is MPTYLTPGVYVEEVQSGARPIEGVGTAVAAFLGFAQNGPFHEPTLVTSWEQYTQSFGGFTAGAYLPLAVHGYFANGGGAAYVVRIGGSVPDGAGGSPSGPQELPAARPVELGGFLVAARPGVTGVSVEIADVEGENPPEDRFRVLVRQGDQVAETFDVSTRKSVKGYFVTQARGSRLIEVGEQREATQNRPAAQTVALPDAPAAPAPAPAGQGDAAARLDPAEYVGDADARTGFAGLETIDEITMVAVPDLMSAYERGDIDAEGVRTVQLAVIAHCEQMGDRVAVLDTPPGLSAQQVRRWRNDEAGYDSRHATLYYPWVRVFDPAAGRNTTVPPSGHIAGVWARSDAERGVHKAPANEVIRGVVDLELKLSKGEQDLLNPIGVNCVRAFPGRGIRIWGARTLSSDPAWRYLNVRRLFNYLEESILLGTQWVVFEPNDDRLWSSIRRNVTAFLTEEWRRGALFGRTAAEAFYVKCDRDNNPQESIDQGRVICEVGVAPVKPAEFVVFRLAQFSDSTSLVDE, encoded by the coding sequence ATGCCGACGTACCTCACCCCGGGCGTGTACGTGGAGGAGGTGCAGTCCGGTGCTCGCCCGATCGAAGGGGTCGGCACCGCCGTCGCCGCGTTTCTCGGGTTCGCCCAGAACGGGCCCTTCCACGAGCCGACCCTGGTCACCAGCTGGGAGCAGTACACCCAGTCGTTCGGCGGGTTCACCGCGGGCGCCTATCTGCCCCTCGCGGTCCACGGGTACTTCGCCAACGGCGGCGGCGCCGCGTACGTCGTGCGGATCGGCGGGTCCGTGCCGGACGGTGCCGGAGGGTCCCCCTCCGGACCGCAGGAGCTCCCGGCGGCCCGGCCGGTCGAGCTCGGCGGCTTCCTCGTGGCGGCCCGGCCCGGTGTGACGGGCGTGTCCGTCGAGATCGCCGACGTGGAGGGCGAGAACCCGCCCGAGGACCGCTTCCGGGTCCTGGTCCGCCAGGGCGACCAGGTGGCCGAGACCTTCGACGTGTCCACCCGCAAGAGCGTCAAGGGGTACTTCGTCACCCAGGCCCGCGGCTCGCGGCTCATCGAGGTCGGCGAACAGCGCGAGGCCACCCAGAACCGGCCCGCCGCGCAGACGGTCGCGCTGCCCGACGCGCCGGCCGCCCCCGCGCCGGCCCCCGCCGGGCAGGGCGACGCGGCGGCCCGCCTCGACCCGGCCGAGTACGTCGGCGACGCGGACGCGCGCACCGGCTTCGCCGGCCTGGAGACCATCGACGAGATCACGATGGTGGCGGTGCCGGACCTGATGAGCGCCTACGAGCGCGGCGACATCGACGCCGAGGGCGTGCGCACGGTGCAGCTCGCGGTGATCGCGCACTGCGAGCAGATGGGCGACCGGGTGGCCGTCCTGGACACGCCCCCCGGTCTCTCCGCCCAGCAGGTGCGCCGCTGGCGCAACGACGAGGCGGGCTACGACTCGCGCCACGCCACGCTCTACTACCCGTGGGTGCGGGTCTTCGACCCCGCGGCCGGGCGCAACACGACCGTCCCGCCGAGCGGGCACATCGCCGGCGTGTGGGCGCGCAGCGACGCCGAGCGCGGCGTGCACAAGGCACCCGCCAACGAGGTGATCCGCGGCGTCGTGGACCTGGAACTGAAGCTCAGCAAGGGCGAGCAGGACCTGCTCAACCCGATCGGCGTGAACTGCGTGCGCGCGTTCCCCGGCCGCGGAATCCGGATCTGGGGTGCCCGTACCCTCTCCTCCGACCCGGCCTGGCGCTATCTGAACGTGCGCCGCCTCTTCAACTACCTGGAGGAGTCCATCCTGTTGGGCACCCAGTGGGTGGTGTTCGAGCCGAACGACGACCGGCTGTGGTCCAGCATCCGGCGCAACGTCACGGCGTTCCTCACCGAGGAGTGGCGCCGGGGCGCCCTGTTCGGCAGGACGGCGGCGGAGGCGTTCTACGTCAAGTGCGACCGGGACAACAACCCGCAGGAGTCGATCGACCAGGGCCGGGTGATCTGCGAGGTCGGCGTCGCACCCGTCAAGCCGGCCGAGTTCGTGGTGTTCCGGCTGGCCCAGTTCTCGGACAGCACCAGCCTCGTCGACGAGTGA
- a CDS encoding phage tail protein, with amino-acid sequence MAEGDALSTHVFGVQLGGYLVESIQEISGLSVEEEVVEVRQVSSTGKQIIRKQPGARQAGEITITRGLDKSSEFTKWIKETLNNGAVDAARQNITIEIKDSTGSTVRRIQLMQGWASKWEGPSLKAGESSGATETVTIVFEEIIVE; translated from the coding sequence ATGGCAGAGGGCGATGCTCTTTCCACCCACGTGTTCGGCGTGCAGCTGGGCGGCTACCTGGTCGAGTCGATCCAGGAGATCAGCGGGCTGAGCGTCGAGGAGGAGGTCGTCGAGGTCCGCCAGGTCAGCTCGACGGGCAAGCAGATCATCCGCAAGCAGCCCGGCGCCCGGCAGGCCGGCGAGATCACGATCACCCGGGGACTCGACAAGAGCAGCGAGTTCACCAAGTGGATCAAGGAGACCCTGAACAACGGGGCCGTCGACGCCGCCCGGCAGAACATCACCATCGAGATCAAGGACAGCACGGGCTCGACCGTCCGGCGCATCCAGCTGATGCAGGGCTGGGCCTCCAAGTGGGAGGGCCCCTCGCTGAAGGCCGGCGAGTCGTCCGGGGCCACCGAGACCGTGACCATCGTGTTCGAGGAGATCATCGTCGAATGA
- a CDS encoding DUF6760 family protein yields MTYALPRLREEIAYIAYHFHWGRDEILDLTHRERQDWVTEIAHINTRVNEGG; encoded by the coding sequence GTGACGTACGCCCTCCCCCGGCTCCGGGAGGAGATCGCGTACATCGCCTACCACTTCCACTGGGGGCGCGACGAGATCCTCGACCTGACCCATCGCGAACGCCAGGACTGGGTCACCGAGATCGCCCACATCAACACCCGTGTGAACGAAGGCGGTTGA
- a CDS encoding phage tail protein, producing MTDSIFATSVFFRLAIGGNDLGAFHTCSGMGAEVEMESYAEGGNNGFTWQLPGRVTWSNITLTRPVTADTAKIGRWLDETLRRVEPKDGEIVALRPDLSRIISWQVFGIVPVRWQGPSFDPAHSEAAVETLEIAHAGLLPS from the coding sequence ATGACCGACAGCATCTTCGCGACCAGCGTGTTCTTCCGGCTGGCGATCGGCGGCAACGACCTGGGCGCGTTCCACACGTGCTCGGGCATGGGGGCCGAGGTCGAGATGGAGAGCTACGCCGAGGGCGGCAACAACGGTTTCACCTGGCAGCTACCGGGGCGCGTCACCTGGTCGAACATCACGCTCACCCGGCCGGTGACCGCGGACACGGCGAAGATCGGGCGCTGGCTGGACGAGACGCTGCGCAGGGTCGAGCCGAAGGACGGCGAGATCGTGGCGCTGCGGCCCGATCTGAGCCGGATCATCAGCTGGCAGGTCTTCGGGATCGTGCCGGTGCGGTGGCAGGGGCCCTCGTTCGATCCGGCCCACTCGGAGGCGGCGGTGGAGACCTTGGAGATAGCCCACGCGGGCCTGCTGCCCTCCTGA
- a CDS encoding CIS tube protein: MPASARASRARAQLTLKEPPASVGTKPGGTIARLDLQFNPSSLELRKTTEWRRSPSRMAGQSALPEFVGSGPRALSLEVFLDATATHDNSVEQAVEKLMKACVPTPASLGRKKPASPWVRFEWGNARTTSFDGVLSSLSVTYTLFDVDGKPLRATCALSIEEASVDPPGQNPTSGARTARSTHTVVAGDSLAMLAWHEYGDATAWRVIAEANGIDDPMALVPGTELVVPGMRDADDDEEEGR, encoded by the coding sequence ATGCCCGCATCGGCTCGCGCCAGTCGCGCCAGGGCCCAGCTCACCCTGAAGGAGCCGCCCGCCTCCGTCGGGACGAAGCCCGGCGGGACGATCGCGCGGCTGGACCTCCAGTTCAACCCGTCGTCGCTGGAGCTGCGCAAGACCACCGAGTGGCGGCGGTCGCCGTCCCGGATGGCCGGGCAGTCGGCGCTGCCGGAGTTCGTGGGCAGCGGGCCGCGCGCGCTCAGCCTGGAGGTCTTCCTGGACGCCACCGCGACGCACGACAACTCGGTGGAGCAGGCGGTGGAGAAGCTGATGAAGGCGTGTGTGCCGACACCGGCCAGTCTCGGCCGCAAGAAGCCGGCGAGTCCGTGGGTGCGCTTCGAGTGGGGCAACGCGCGGACGACGTCGTTCGACGGGGTGCTGTCGAGCCTGTCGGTGACGTACACGCTGTTCGACGTGGACGGGAAGCCGTTGCGGGCCACCTGCGCGCTGTCCATCGAGGAGGCGAGCGTCGACCCGCCCGGCCAGAACCCGACGTCGGGGGCGCGCACCGCGCGCAGCACGCACACCGTGGTGGCGGGCGACAGCCTGGCGATGCTGGCGTGGCACGAGTACGGCGACGCGACGGCCTGGCGGGTCATCGCGGAGGCGAACGGGATCGACGATCCGATGGCGCTGGTGCCGGGAACCGAGCTGGTGGTGCCGGGGATGCGGGACGCGGACGACGACGAGGAGGAGGGGCGATGA